The Halomicronema hongdechloris C2206 genome includes a window with the following:
- a CDS encoding Uma2 family endonuclease, with product MAVSTSETQHPQSAQVSSDAIPFPPGDLYSDEPPLETDLHRDQIDLLIRLLKWLWRDRQDFYASGNLTIYYSPNQSKSSDFRGPDFFVVLDTERKPRKSWVVWEEDGKYPHVIVELLSESTANTDRGLKKQIYQDIFRTLDYFWFDPYSLEFEGFHLVDGTYQPIAPTEQGWRWSQQLGLYLGIHQGQLRFFTPEGDLVASPEETAALERQRVETERQRAEAEQQRNERLAAKLRELGVDPDDIQ from the coding sequence ATGGCTGTCTCGACCTCTGAAACTCAACACCCCCAATCAGCTCAGGTATCATCCGACGCTATTCCTTTCCCGCCCGGAGATCTCTACAGCGACGAGCCGCCCTTGGAAACTGACCTCCACCGTGACCAAATTGATTTGCTGATTCGGCTGCTGAAGTGGTTGTGGCGAGATCGACAAGACTTCTATGCGTCCGGTAATCTGACCATTTACTACAGTCCCAATCAGAGCAAATCCAGCGATTTTAGAGGCCCAGACTTTTTTGTCGTCTTAGACACCGAGCGCAAACCCCGCAAGAGTTGGGTGGTGTGGGAAGAAGATGGCAAGTATCCCCATGTGATTGTGGAGTTGCTGTCGGAGTCGACGGCCAATACTGACCGCGGCCTGAAAAAGCAGATCTACCAAGATATTTTTCGTACCCTCGATTATTTCTGGTTCGATCCCTACAGCTTGGAGTTTGAAGGCTTTCATCTGGTGGATGGCACCTATCAGCCCATTGCCCCCACGGAACAGGGCTGGCGCTGGAGTCAGCAATTAGGGCTCTATCTGGGCATCCATCAAGGGCAGCTGCGGTTTTTCACACCGGAGGGAGATCTGGTTGCTAGCCCTGAAGAGACTGCTGCATTGGAACGGCAGCGGGTCGAGACAGAACGACAACGTGCCGAAGCGGAACAGCAGCGCAATGAGAGACTCGCCGCTAAGCTACGAGAGTTGGGAGTTGACCCGGACGATATTCAATAA
- a CDS encoding pentapeptide repeat-containing protein: MVGGFVAATDAIASTGPATRSKSMSAKIAAALRGADLTGTSLSQADLRGATMPDGQPYDG, translated from the coding sequence ATGGTGGGGGGCTTTGTCGCTGCCACCGATGCGATCGCATCCACTGGGCCAGCGACCAGATCGAAGTCCATGTCTGCAAAGATAGCAGCCGCTCTGCGCGGGGCCGATCTCACCGGCACCAGCCTCAGTCAGGCCGACCTGCGAGGAGCCACCATGCCTGATGGGCAACCCTACGACGGCTAA
- a CDS encoding Dps family protein — translation MPINIGIEETKRQEIAEGLSRLLADTYTLYLKTHNFHWNVTGPMFQTLHLMFEEQYNELALAVDQVAERIRALGFPAPGTYKEFAQLSSIDEEEGVPSAEEMIRQLVAGQEAVVRTARSVFPVVDEVQDEPTADLLTQRMQVHEKTAWMLRSLLAQ, via the coding sequence ATGCCCATCAACATTGGCATCGAGGAGACCAAGCGACAGGAGATTGCCGAGGGGTTGTCTAGACTCTTGGCCGATACCTACACCCTGTACCTGAAGACCCATAATTTCCATTGGAATGTGACCGGCCCCATGTTCCAAACCCTGCACCTGATGTTCGAAGAGCAGTACAACGAGCTGGCCCTGGCCGTCGATCAGGTGGCGGAGCGAATTCGGGCCCTAGGATTTCCAGCCCCAGGCACCTATAAAGAATTCGCCCAGCTCTCCTCCATCGATGAGGAAGAGGGGGTGCCCAGTGCCGAGGAGATGATTCGCCAGCTGGTGGCAGGGCAGGAAGCCGTGGTCCGCACAGCTCGGTCGGTGTTCCCAGTGGTGGATGAGGTTCAGGATGAACCCACTGCCGACCTGTTGACCCAGCGCATGCAGGTGCATGAGAAAACTGCTTGGATGCTGAGAAGTCTCTTGGCTCAGTAA
- a CDS encoding DUF3122 domain-containing protein, translating to MRRQCHGLRLRGLFLAVVAMIVLVSTIVGPVQPAYADIHQVQEGPSQVVYQSRQKLFDRNNVPWQAIAFKRIPAEGDAIVRLRLVGFPGSVELFHSHPLTITLPSGSTFTAEDVSSELFTSGEPAGNVGQYDIGSVITQLPETLTVEFSVPTVDETEVQLTVSPLAIQEWKQLAAQMPSDSSNSSDSSNSSDSSNSSDSSNSSDSSNSSDSSDSSDVSTD from the coding sequence ATGCGGCGCCAATGTCATGGCCTCAGACTGCGAGGGCTGTTCTTGGCCGTGGTGGCGATGATCGTCCTCGTCAGCACTATCGTAGGGCCCGTACAGCCAGCCTATGCCGATATTCACCAGGTGCAGGAAGGCCCCAGCCAAGTGGTCTATCAATCGCGGCAGAAGTTATTTGATCGCAATAATGTTCCTTGGCAAGCCATCGCCTTCAAGCGCATCCCTGCCGAGGGAGATGCCATCGTCAGGCTGAGGCTGGTGGGCTTTCCTGGCTCGGTGGAGTTATTTCATTCCCATCCCCTCACTATCACCTTGCCCAGTGGCAGCACCTTTACCGCTGAGGATGTCTCCAGCGAACTGTTTACCAGCGGCGAGCCGGCGGGCAATGTGGGCCAATACGATATTGGCTCTGTGATTACCCAGTTGCCGGAAACACTGACAGTAGAATTTTCCGTGCCCACCGTTGATGAGACGGAAGTGCAACTGACGGTGTCGCCCTTGGCGATTCAGGAGTGGAAACAGTTGGCAGCACAGATGCCCTCTGACTCCTCTAATTCCTCTGACTCCTCTAATTCCTCTGACTCCTCTAATTCCTCTGACTCCTCTAATTCCTCTGACTCCTCTAATTCCTCTGACTCGTCTGATTCCTCTGACGTATCGACAGACTAA
- a CDS encoding class I SAM-dependent methyltransferase gives MKLSEIHRRTIEVYETQAGSWDRHRPRTLNERVWLDKFTAAIPPYGTVLDVGCGGGDPIARYFIERNFALTGVDAAKAMIEIARTRFPAMTWIQMDMRELSLNQTFDGIIGWDSFFHLNPAEQRLTLMRFVTHLKSGGALLLTVGHTAGEVLGQVEGQRVYHSSLDPTEYKSILIEAGFCQVEYVAQDQRCGMRSLVLASCLHPRGE, from the coding sequence ATGAAATTGAGTGAAATTCACCGACGTACGATAGAAGTCTACGAAACCCAAGCAGGGTCTTGGGATCGACATCGTCCTCGAACACTGAACGAACGAGTATGGCTAGACAAATTTACCGCTGCCATTCCGCCTTACGGCACAGTTCTCGATGTCGGGTGTGGTGGTGGTGACCCCATTGCTCGGTATTTTATTGAACGCAACTTCGCCCTCACTGGAGTCGATGCGGCGAAAGCCATGATAGAGATTGCGCGGACTCGATTCCCGGCAATGACCTGGATTCAGATGGACATGCGAGAACTAAGCCTCAACCAAACCTTTGATGGCATCATCGGTTGGGACAGTTTCTTTCATCTAAATCCAGCCGAGCAACGGCTCACCTTGATGCGATTTGTGACGCACCTAAAATCTGGTGGTGCGCTACTGTTGACCGTTGGCCACACAGCTGGCGAAGTGCTCGGGCAGGTTGAAGGACAACGGGTGTATCACTCGAGCTTGGACCCCACAGAATACAAGAGCATCTTGATCGAGGCTGGGTTTTGCCAGGTTGAGTATGTTGCTCAAGATCAACGCTGTGGCATGAGATCACTTGTACTGGCTTCCTGCTTGCATCCACGAGGAGAGTAA
- a CDS encoding glutathione S-transferase family protein, with amino-acid sequence MITLYQFQPCLGVRNPSPFCLKLETYLRMVGLPYEVDLNADVRKAPKKKLPYIVDGDRIVADSGFIIDYLKDTYGDPLDRHLSLPDQGISLAFRRLMEENLYWVMLYSRWAEDENWAVIRELYFSSLPPVLRSIVPGLVRRDALRNLYGHGMGHHNRNEIYEIGRRDVKALSDFLRDKPFLLGDSPTSLDAIGYAFLVNLVRVELPSVISDYTRQFENLKDYCDRMQARFWQSL; translated from the coding sequence ATGATTACCCTGTATCAGTTCCAACCCTGCTTAGGGGTGCGTAATCCCAGCCCCTTCTGCCTGAAGCTAGAAACCTACCTACGCATGGTAGGGCTGCCCTATGAGGTGGATCTCAACGCCGATGTGCGCAAGGCGCCAAAGAAAAAGCTGCCGTATATCGTCGATGGCGATCGCATCGTTGCCGACTCGGGCTTCATCATCGATTACCTCAAGGACACCTACGGCGATCCGTTGGATCGGCATCTATCGCTGCCAGACCAGGGAATTTCTTTGGCCTTCCGGCGATTGATGGAGGAAAACCTCTACTGGGTCATGCTCTACAGCCGCTGGGCCGAGGATGAAAATTGGGCCGTGATCCGTGAGCTTTACTTCTCGAGTCTGCCGCCGGTTTTGCGGTCAATTGTGCCAGGGTTGGTGCGCCGAGATGCGCTGCGCAACCTCTATGGCCATGGCATGGGGCATCACAACCGCAACGAGATCTATGAGATTGGCCGCCGCGATGTCAAGGCCCTCAGCGATTTCTTGCGGGACAAGCCCTTCCTGCTGGGTGATAGCCCCACTAGCTTAGATGCCATTGGCTATGCCTTCCTGGTGAATCTAGTGCGAGTGGAGTTGCCCTCGGTGATTTCAGACTATACCCGCCAGTTTGAAAACCTGAAGGACTATTGCGATCGCATGCAGGCTCGCTTCTGGCAGTCACTCTGA
- a CDS encoding DUF29 domain-containing protein produces the protein MVTHPTQSELATLYERDIALWSNLMADLLRRGQFDQLDLEHLIEEVIDLGRRERDRLVSAVRLILHHLLKWHYQPERRSRSWVKTIQRERINSQSYLEDTPSLKRIQTQDWLQKIYKIARKEAALETELSLDTFPEDCPYSWEQVFDEGFPEDLGYRFK, from the coding sequence ATGGTGACCCATCCCACTCAATCTGAGTTAGCCACTCTCTACGAACGTGATATCGCCCTTTGGTCAAATTTAATGGCTGATCTGCTGCGTCGGGGCCAATTTGACCAGCTGGATTTGGAGCATTTAATTGAAGAGGTGATTGATTTGGGGCGTCGAGAGCGCGATCGCCTGGTGAGTGCTGTGCGGTTAATCTTGCATCACCTGCTGAAATGGCACTATCAACCCGAGCGGCGATCGCGGAGTTGGGTGAAAACGATACAACGAGAGCGCATCAACAGTCAGAGCTATTTGGAAGACACTCCGAGTTTGAAGCGGATCCAAACTCAGGACTGGTTGCAGAAGATATATAAAATCGCTCGCAAAGAGGCCGCTCTGGAAACTGAACTGTCCCTCGATACTTTTCCTGAGGACTGTCCCTACTCTTGGGAGCAGGTTTTCGATGAGGGGTTTCCTGAGGATCTGGGGTATCGTTTCAAGTAG
- a CDS encoding WD40 repeat domain-containing protein: protein MPQGLLYVRSVRFSPTGNYLVSGSADYSIRLWNLENQTSTTIDDDDLNGWIESVDFRPDGQQFAAGSSGGIAKIWDLDGNVVQTLPGHVGTVNRARFSPDGHTLAAVAGDGQVRVWSLMNKAIAQLDTHTDALWNVDVSSDGTQIATASVDGTTRIWDRSGAEIRRLELPTNQVFNDVVYSPGGNTIATSTIDGDIQLWDAEGNLVNRFAMHGQRVLGLDLSPDGKYGLSGSDDTTAKLWDLEGNVQAVVNHDEWIRDVAFSPDGQTFATTSEDTLARLWDLDGNLLAEFEGHADGVNGISFSPDGTMLVTASDDSTVKLWDVQGNLIHSFQKHHGRVWTVAFSPDGDSIATGTSEGYARLWDLDGNLIGEFKGHEEVVTGVAFSPDGQYLISASGDSTAKVWRIARTLDDLLAQGCDWLADYLTLHPDALMELENCQRPDLLPKAASYLVKTAMQTARTGNVQLAQQQLATALTWNPDVDLDPETPEHEQNATQMARKFSAAYSLTEGQRLAHQLKLEDATQAYERALELDAEVDLDPQTDAVEQDADLIARRYVALSLQQRGQLQAQQLKLKAAVQTLEEALDLDPTIDLNPDTEEIDQDAKAVANRFSAPGHLAAGQQQVKNGDVEAAAQAYQTAQDLDPDLEVDRRVWDTLCWFGSVQGQATTVRFACENKAYFGGVSTLDSRGIVLALDGDLEGSIESFQAYIDVPGRSQDRVIQGQAWINALKTGDNPFLTDD from the coding sequence ATGCCTCAGGGGTTGCTATATGTTAGAAGCGTTCGATTTAGCCCAACAGGGAACTATCTTGTCTCCGGTTCTGCTGACTATTCAATTCGCCTCTGGAATTTAGAAAACCAAACATCGACAACGATTGATGACGATGACTTAAACGGATGGATTGAATCGGTTGACTTTCGCCCGGATGGTCAACAATTTGCCGCTGGGTCTTCTGGAGGCATTGCCAAAATTTGGGATTTAGACGGAAATGTTGTACAAACTTTGCCAGGTCATGTCGGAACCGTCAATAGGGCTCGCTTTAGTCCGGATGGACATACTCTAGCTGCCGTCGCAGGTGATGGTCAGGTTCGAGTGTGGTCATTAATGAACAAAGCAATAGCTCAGTTAGACACCCACACAGACGCTCTTTGGAACGTGGATGTTAGTTCTGACGGTACTCAGATTGCGACGGCTTCTGTGGATGGTACAACCCGCATCTGGGATCGGTCAGGCGCAGAAATTCGGCGTCTAGAATTGCCTACTAACCAAGTCTTCAATGATGTTGTCTATAGTCCTGGCGGCAACACTATTGCGACATCAACGATAGATGGCGACATTCAGCTTTGGGATGCAGAAGGCAATCTGGTCAACCGCTTTGCAATGCATGGACAAAGAGTTCTTGGGCTTGACCTAAGCCCGGACGGGAAATATGGTCTCAGCGGTTCTGATGACACCACTGCTAAACTCTGGGACTTAGAGGGCAATGTTCAGGCGGTTGTTAACCATGATGAATGGATTCGAGATGTAGCGTTCAGTCCCGACGGCCAAACCTTTGCCACAACTTCAGAAGACACACTCGCTCGCCTTTGGGATTTAGACGGTAACTTACTTGCTGAGTTTGAAGGTCACGCCGATGGGGTAAATGGCATTAGCTTCAGCCCGGATGGCACTATGCTAGTCACCGCTTCTGATGACAGCACAGTGAAACTCTGGGATGTACAGGGAAATCTAATTCATTCCTTTCAAAAACACCATGGTCGGGTTTGGACAGTGGCGTTTAGCCCGGATGGTGACTCCATTGCCACAGGAACTTCAGAGGGCTATGCTCGCCTGTGGGATTTGGACGGTAACCTAATTGGCGAATTTAAAGGGCATGAGGAAGTGGTCACTGGCGTTGCTTTCAGTCCTGATGGTCAATATTTGATTTCAGCATCTGGTGACAGCACCGCAAAGGTTTGGCGAATCGCCCGCACGCTTGATGATTTGCTAGCTCAAGGGTGTGACTGGTTAGCCGATTATTTGACGCTTCATCCCGATGCGTTAATGGAGCTAGAAAACTGCCAACGCCCAGACCTATTGCCAAAGGCTGCTTCCTACTTGGTGAAAACAGCGATGCAGACTGCACGGACAGGTAATGTGCAACTTGCCCAGCAACAATTGGCAACAGCACTCACGTGGAATCCCGATGTCGATCTTGATCCAGAGACACCTGAGCATGAGCAAAATGCAACTCAGATGGCCCGAAAATTTTCAGCAGCTTATAGTCTCACAGAAGGACAGCGACTCGCACATCAGCTCAAACTTGAAGATGCCACTCAAGCCTATGAAAGAGCTTTAGAGCTTGACGCTGAGGTTGACCTTGATCCACAAACGGATGCGGTTGAGCAAGATGCGGATCTGATCGCCCGTCGATACGTAGCGCTCAGTCTACAGCAGCGAGGGCAACTGCAGGCTCAACAGCTCAAGCTCAAAGCCGCCGTTCAGACCTTGGAAGAGGCACTAGACCTCGATCCCACGATTGACCTCAATCCAGACACAGAAGAAATCGACCAAGATGCCAAAGCAGTAGCTAATCGGTTTTCAGCTCCTGGACATCTGGCAGCAGGACAGCAACAGGTAAAAAATGGTGATGTAGAGGCAGCCGCCCAAGCCTATCAAACGGCTCAGGACTTAGATCCTGACCTTGAAGTTGATCGGAGAGTTTGGGACACACTCTGTTGGTTTGGGAGCGTACAGGGTCAAGCGACTACAGTTCGTTTTGCCTGTGAGAACAAAGCCTATTTTGGCGGGGTTTCCACATTAGATAGTCGCGGCATCGTGCTGGCTCTAGATGGCGATCTTGAAGGGTCCATTGAAAGCTTCCAAGCCTACATTGACGTTCCAGGGCGTAGTCAAGACCGCGTCATCCAAGGTCAAGCCTGGATCAATGCTCTCAAAACAGGGGACAATCCTTTTCTCACGGATGATTAA
- a CDS encoding Uma2 family endonuclease — MTSLTLPLKIDLRHVHLSDEQFYQLCINNPDLTVERDAQGALILMSPVGGDGGNQELELGTDLTIWNRRTKLGKVFSSSTLFKLPGGGDRSPDAAWVELSRWQALTPEQRRKFPPIAPDFVIELRSPTDSLSMLQEKMQEYMDSGVRLGWLINPQDQQVEIYRQGQEKVAESLPTELSGESVLPGFVLSLNRFEDE, encoded by the coding sequence GTGACCTCGCTAACCTTGCCCCTCAAAATCGATTTGCGGCACGTTCATCTCAGCGATGAACAGTTTTACCAACTCTGTATCAATAATCCAGACTTGACCGTTGAGCGCGATGCCCAAGGAGCCTTAATTCTCATGTCACCAGTAGGGGGGGATGGTGGAAACCAAGAGCTTGAACTCGGCACCGACCTTACTATTTGGAATCGCCGCACCAAACTGGGCAAAGTCTTCAGCTCGTCAACACTGTTTAAGTTACCTGGAGGAGGAGACCGCTCTCCTGATGCCGCTTGGGTAGAACTGTCTCGCTGGCAGGCATTGACGCCAGAACAACGCCGGAAGTTTCCGCCCATTGCCCCAGACTTTGTGATTGAGTTGCGTTCTCCCACCGATTCTCTCTCCATGCTTCAGGAGAAGATGCAGGAGTACATGGACAGTGGTGTACGTCTCGGTTGGCTCATCAACCCTCAAGACCAGCAGGTTGAGATTTATCGACAGGGTCAGGAGAAAGTGGCAGAGTCGCTGCCTACTGAACTTTCAGGTGAATCTGTGCTGCCAGGGTTCGTGTTGTCACTTAATCGGTTTGAGGATGAATAA
- a CDS encoding WD40 domain-containing protein: MTDVFISYSRRDKAFVQVLNQALVESKYDAWVDWESIPLTADWWEEIKAGIEAADTFIFVMTPDSIASTVCRQEVDHAVENNKRLVPVVRREGFDMSLVHPALGKHNWLFFREADDFDTAFQSLVATLNTDLAHVKTHTRLLVKAQEWDKKQRRDDLLLRGDEFVIAENWLVEAFQQQKEPLPTPLHKDYIQAGREAQEREVKREKRRILLLRSLLAVMSLAFVAASGAGIYAYQLWRNGQIEQIESLAKQSNAEFLAGQNTDALITALEAGHRWEKYPESDRIFVHQVLAQAVSGIREIKTLGDNYGDIPKVAVSSDGNVMASGSNAGEIKLWSQDGKLLHAISAHEDGIRGLVFSPDGEILASASLDQTAKLWNRQGELLHTLADHEAQVWDVGFSPDGQTLVTSSSDATLKLWNRNGELLRTLTDHEDSVWNLTFSTDGQIIGSHSDDQTVKLWNWQGELLQTLSGHTADPWSKAFSPDGELIATGGADQTVRLWNLNGELLHTLTGHEDTVRQVLFSPDGQLLASASFDNTIKLWSREGRIIKTLTGHTQTVNWMQFSQDGQTLVSSSSDGTLKQWGRDGTLLQTLTGHTSWVGDVVWSPDGQTLISGSGDRTVKLWQLAGNTSTTLNGHNSWVSAAQYTPDGQMLITGEGYGPLKFWTADGELIRTVDGHGYDDGLGDFTVSPDGQFIASISDSGPVAILWNAQGEILHTLEVEDGSRPHVRFSPDGKILLTARGGVIRLWNLDGELLHTLTSETESVRDIAFGPDSQTLVSANSDGPLKMWSVEGELLNSLGDREEPYYAVTFSPDGQYLVAGNEDNTVQLWTANGELLHTLAGHTDAIVDVLFSSDGQTIISASEDGTVKFWNLEGELVNSAKGEEEGIYEGIWDLALSPDGETLATAGEDYTVKLWSMKGELLQTLVGHQNWVIDLEFSPDGKTLASSSADETAILWDLEALEFDALMQRGCEWWREYTEYQDTPPDSQREICDGI, from the coding sequence ATGACCGACGTTTTCATCTCCTACTCCCGTCGAGACAAAGCCTTTGTGCAGGTGCTGAACCAGGCCCTGGTCGAGAGCAAATACGATGCCTGGGTGGATTGGGAGAGCATTCCCCTAACGGCGGACTGGTGGGAGGAGATTAAAGCCGGCATTGAAGCTGCCGACACCTTCATCTTCGTGATGACGCCGGACTCCATCGCCTCAACAGTCTGTCGCCAAGAAGTTGACCATGCCGTTGAGAACAACAAGCGACTGGTCCCAGTGGTGCGGCGAGAAGGGTTTGATATGTCCCTAGTGCATCCGGCGTTAGGAAAACATAACTGGCTGTTCTTCAGGGAAGCGGATGACTTTGACACGGCCTTTCAGTCGTTGGTTGCGACCCTCAACACCGACCTGGCCCATGTGAAGACCCACACGCGGCTGCTGGTGAAAGCTCAAGAGTGGGACAAAAAACAGCGCCGCGATGACTTGCTGCTGCGGGGCGATGAGTTTGTGATTGCCGAAAACTGGCTGGTGGAAGCGTTTCAGCAGCAAAAGGAACCGCTGCCCACGCCGCTGCATAAGGACTACATTCAGGCCGGACGGGAAGCTCAGGAACGAGAGGTCAAGCGAGAGAAGCGCCGGATTTTGCTGCTCAGGTCACTCCTCGCGGTGATGAGTCTGGCGTTTGTCGCGGCTTCGGGGGCGGGCATCTATGCCTATCAGCTTTGGCGAAATGGACAAATTGAACAAATCGAGTCGCTGGCGAAACAGTCCAATGCTGAATTTTTAGCGGGACAAAATACCGATGCGCTGATTACGGCGCTGGAAGCGGGGCATCGATGGGAGAAGTATCCGGAGAGCGATCGCATCTTCGTCCACCAAGTACTTGCACAAGCTGTCAGCGGCATTCGCGAGATCAAGACCCTAGGCGACAATTATGGTGATATTCCGAAGGTTGCGGTTAGCTCCGATGGTAATGTCATGGCCTCTGGCAGCAACGCCGGAGAAATCAAACTCTGGAGCCAGGACGGGAAACTTCTACATGCCATCTCTGCTCATGAAGATGGTATTCGAGGGTTGGTCTTTAGCCCCGATGGCGAGATTTTAGCCTCAGCCAGCCTAGACCAGACGGCAAAGCTCTGGAACCGCCAGGGTGAACTGCTGCATACCCTCGCAGACCATGAGGCTCAGGTTTGGGATGTGGGTTTCAGCCCCGACGGTCAAACTCTGGTGACCTCTAGTAGTGATGCCACGCTCAAACTCTGGAACCGCAACGGTGAGCTGTTGCGGACCTTGACCGATCATGAAGACTCAGTTTGGAATCTGACCTTCAGTACAGATGGCCAGATCATTGGATCCCACAGCGATGACCAGACCGTGAAGCTTTGGAACTGGCAAGGAGAACTCCTCCAAACCCTCTCTGGACACACTGCTGATCCCTGGAGCAAAGCCTTTAGCCCCGATGGAGAACTCATCGCGACTGGTGGAGCCGATCAAACCGTTCGACTCTGGAACCTCAATGGTGAGCTCTTACACACCCTGACCGGCCATGAAGACACTGTACGCCAAGTACTTTTCAGTCCAGATGGGCAGTTGCTCGCCTCAGCGAGTTTCGATAACACGATTAAACTCTGGAGCCGAGAAGGGCGGATCATTAAAACCCTCACAGGCCATACTCAAACTGTGAACTGGATGCAGTTTAGTCAGGATGGCCAAACCCTCGTCTCATCGAGTAGCGACGGCACTCTCAAACAGTGGGGGCGAGATGGAACTTTATTGCAAACATTGACGGGACATACGAGTTGGGTCGGGGATGTTGTTTGGAGTCCAGATGGCCAAACGCTAATATCTGGCAGCGGCGACCGAACCGTCAAGCTTTGGCAATTGGCAGGCAACACCTCAACTACACTCAATGGCCACAATTCATGGGTCAGCGCCGCTCAATATACTCCTGATGGTCAGATGCTGATCACTGGAGAAGGGTATGGCCCACTGAAATTTTGGACTGCTGACGGCGAGCTGATTCGCACCGTTGACGGCCATGGGTATGATGATGGGCTCGGTGACTTCACCGTCAGCCCAGATGGTCAATTCATTGCCTCCATTAGCGATAGCGGGCCAGTTGCCATCCTCTGGAATGCTCAAGGAGAAATATTACACACCCTCGAAGTCGAAGACGGATCTAGACCTCATGTGAGGTTTAGTCCTGATGGAAAAATCCTGCTTACTGCCCGTGGTGGTGTTATCCGCCTTTGGAATTTGGACGGAGAACTCTTGCACACGCTGACTAGCGAGACAGAGTCCGTTCGAGATATTGCCTTTGGTCCTGATAGTCAAACTCTGGTATCGGCTAACAGTGACGGCCCCCTCAAAATGTGGAGTGTCGAGGGTGAATTGTTGAACAGTTTGGGTGATCGAGAAGAACCTTATTATGCAGTAACTTTTAGCCCCGATGGACAGTATCTGGTGGCGGGCAATGAGGACAACACAGTGCAACTTTGGACTGCCAACGGTGAGTTGCTACACACGCTCGCAGGTCATACCGATGCGATAGTAGACGTTCTCTTTAGTTCCGATGGCCAAACGATCATCTCTGCCAGCGAAGATGGCACCGTCAAGTTTTGGAATCTAGAAGGTGAGTTGGTAAATTCGGCGAAGGGCGAGGAAGAAGGAATTTATGAAGGAATTTGGGATCTAGCTTTGAGCCCTGACGGTGAGACGTTGGCGACCGCTGGAGAAGACTATACCGTTAAGCTTTGGTCAATGAAGGGTGAGCTTTTACAGACCTTAGTCGGTCACCAAAACTGGGTAATAGATCTAGAATTCAGTCCCGACGGCAAAACCCTAGCCTCCAGCAGTGCCGACGAAACCGCTATTTTGTGGGACTTGGAAGCGCTGGAGTTTGATGCCCTGATGCAGCGAGGCTGCGAGTGGTGGCGCGAGTACACCGAGTATCAAGACACCCCACCCGACTCGCAACGCGAGATTTGTGACGGCATCTGA
- a CDS encoding Uma2 family endonuclease: MVTQPLRWTVDDIQFMPDDGGWKRYEIIDGDLFMTRAPHIRHQSAAGKIHVRLELWSEETGLGSAFQTPGVVFSPTDAVIPDVVWISQDRLANGIDEAGHLTVAPELIVEILSPGEQNEQRDKAFKLKLYSIHGVREYWVVNWQLQTLEVYRREAAQLQRVSTLMVDDSLTSPLLPNFRLPIASVFA, translated from the coding sequence ATGGTCACTCAACCTCTCCGCTGGACCGTTGACGACATTCAGTTTATGCCCGATGACGGCGGCTGGAAGCGCTATGAAATCATTGATGGAGACCTGTTTATGACCCGCGCTCCCCACATTCGCCATCAGAGCGCTGCGGGTAAAATTCATGTTCGCCTAGAGCTTTGGTCAGAAGAAACGGGCTTGGGCAGCGCATTTCAAACACCAGGGGTGGTCTTCTCTCCTACCGATGCGGTGATTCCCGATGTCGTGTGGATTAGCCAAGACCGTCTTGCAAACGGGATTGACGAAGCGGGTCACCTCACGGTTGCACCAGAATTAATCGTGGAAATCTTGTCACCCGGAGAGCAAAACGAGCAGCGAGACAAAGCATTTAAGCTTAAGCTCTATTCCATCCATGGCGTTCGAGAATACTGGGTTGTGAATTGGCAACTCCAAACCCTGGAAGTGTATCGCCGTGAGGCTGCTCAACTACAGAGGGTGAGCACGCTGATGGTGGATGACAGCCTGACCTCTCCCCTGCTGCCTAACTTCCGATTACCTATCGCTAGCGTTTTTGCGTGA